Proteins from a genomic interval of Clostridium sp. 'deep sea':
- a CDS encoding M14 family metallopeptidase: MLNFEKYLLYDEITNLLQTWAKTYPQYASLNSIGKSYEGRNVWAMTITNIETGAPETKPAMYIDGNIHAGEVTGSMAALHLINTLLTSSEEKIKTLLDTKTFYILPRINPDGAELYLTTATKLRSSVRPYPTYRKDEDPAGLHAEDINGDGRILLMRIRDDKHGAWKISHQDNRMMIKRSPFDFNGPFYHVYTEGVLKNDKGELANEVKYPFESIDTKYGLDLNRNFPAGYSPHTPGSGPFPLSEPETRNQVEFIDRHNNIAGVLLYHTTGGVLFRPHSTIADKNFAKSDLAMYEVLGDIGTQVTGYPVICCYGDIWSGVLDDWCFEAKGLYAFTPELWDAVGRAAPELKKKFMKKMSKEEEQQLELKLLQWNDKELMGKGFINWHTVDHPQLGKVEVGGWKIKDCRQNPPLKFLEQECYKMTQFSLSYALSLPQVHIDETEVTKIENNVYEIEALVSNHGYMGTSISEQAQKQKAVREDLVRISLTDTAKLLSGTLQTNIGYLQGFSAGQQKRSYYFGKPAHCAKRLKWLVKFTDECEKKVRITVVSERGGIKEKEVVIE; this comes from the coding sequence ATGTTGAATTTTGAAAAATACTTACTTTATGATGAGATAACTAATCTGTTGCAAACATGGGCTAAAACATATCCCCAGTACGCCTCTTTAAATAGTATAGGCAAAAGCTATGAAGGTAGAAATGTATGGGCTATGACTATTACCAATATTGAAACTGGTGCCCCAGAAACTAAACCTGCTATGTATATAGATGGTAATATTCATGCTGGTGAAGTTACAGGCTCTATGGCTGCTTTACATTTAATAAATACATTATTAACCTCAAGTGAAGAAAAGATAAAAACTCTACTTGATACAAAAACATTTTATATATTACCCAGAATAAATCCTGATGGAGCTGAGCTGTACTTAACTACTGCTACTAAATTGCGTAGTAGTGTAAGACCATATCCCACTTATAGAAAAGATGAAGACCCTGCTGGTTTACATGCAGAGGATATTAATGGAGATGGCAGAATACTATTAATGCGAATAAGAGATGACAAACATGGAGCATGGAAAATAAGCCATCAAGATAATCGCATGATGATAAAAAGATCACCTTTTGATTTTAATGGTCCATTTTATCATGTGTATACAGAAGGGGTATTAAAGAATGATAAAGGTGAGTTAGCTAATGAAGTTAAATATCCTTTTGAGAGTATAGACACTAAGTATGGGCTTGATTTAAACCGTAACTTCCCAGCTGGTTATAGCCCTCATACACCTGGGTCAGGACCATTTCCATTATCTGAGCCCGAAACACGTAATCAAGTTGAGTTTATTGATAGACATAATAATATTGCAGGAGTTTTGCTTTATCACACAACAGGGGGCGTTTTATTTAGACCCCATAGTACCATAGCAGATAAAAATTTTGCCAAGTCTGACCTAGCAATGTATGAGGTATTAGGTGATATAGGTACCCAAGTAACTGGCTACCCTGTAATCTGTTGTTATGGAGATATTTGGTCAGGAGTACTTGATGATTGGTGCTTTGAGGCTAAAGGGCTATACGCCTTTACTCCAGAATTATGGGATGCTGTTGGCCGAGCAGCTCCAGAACTCAAAAAGAAGTTCATGAAAAAAATGAGCAAAGAAGAAGAGCAACAACTCGAGTTAAAGCTATTACAGTGGAATGATAAAGAACTTATGGGCAAAGGCTTTATTAACTGGCACACTGTAGATCACCCCCAACTTGGTAAAGTTGAAGTTGGTGGCTGGAAAATTAAAGACTGTCGTCAAAATCCACCACTAAAGTTCCTAGAGCAAGAGTGTTATAAAATGACCCAGTTTTCATTGTCTTATGCTTTATCACTACCGCAGGTTCATATTGATGAAACTGAAGTTACCAAAATAGAAAACAATGTATATGAAATAGAAGCTTTAGTTTCTAATCACGGTTATATGGGTACTAGTATTAGTGAGCAAGCTCAAAAGCAAAAGGCTGTTCGAGAAGATTTAGTTAGAATTTCTCTGACTGATACAGCGAAACTACTAAGTGGGACCTTACAAACAAACATTGGTTATCTACAAGGTTTTTCTGCTGGTCAGCAAAAAAGGTCTTATTACTTTGGCAAACCTGCCCATTGTGCTAAACGCCTAAAATGGCTGGTTAAGTTCACTGACGAATGTGAAAAGAAAGTTAGAATTACTGTGGTTTCAGAGCGTGGTGGAATTAAGGAAAAAGAAGTTGTAATTGAATAG
- a CDS encoding phosphatidylglycerol lysyltransferase domain-containing protein, translated as MEKYLNKANYELCEYNFNTLMLWDPVEKYSYITDDQTLYLFSEQYKHMFMPVTQQENWFESSKKLIECFKSKNIPLIIAYSSEEYANYLLKTFPNQFIKEPVRNLFDYVYDAEELRTLKGRKYVKKRNHVNKFYRTFEKRFEYRALTEADFENCRKLIQLWQFDKTTTEAGKHSYFKSHSLEDGIENLLENYQKLNYKIGGIYIDNVLEAFSIGSILNEDTAQIHVEKANPHIRGLYQVLNKVFLNENFPNVKYVNREDDVGVEGLRKAKLSYHPIHLVSKYIISEITGD; from the coding sequence ATAGAAAAATACTTAAATAAAGCCAATTATGAGCTTTGTGAATATAATTTTAATACACTCATGTTATGGGATCCTGTAGAAAAATATTCATATATAACAGATGATCAAACACTGTACTTGTTTAGTGAGCAATATAAACATATGTTTATGCCAGTTACCCAACAAGAAAACTGGTTTGAGAGCTCTAAGAAACTTATTGAGTGTTTTAAAAGCAAAAATATACCTTTAATAATTGCCTATTCGTCTGAAGAATATGCCAATTACTTACTTAAAACATTTCCTAATCAGTTTATCAAGGAGCCTGTTCGCAATCTTTTTGATTACGTATATGATGCTGAAGAGTTAAGAACATTAAAAGGTAGAAAATACGTAAAAAAACGTAATCATGTAAATAAATTTTATAGAACATTTGAGAAACGTTTCGAGTATAGAGCCTTAACAGAAGCAGATTTTGAAAATTGTCGTAAACTAATACAGCTATGGCAATTTGATAAAACTACAACTGAAGCAGGTAAACACTCTTATTTTAAAAGTCATTCTTTAGAAGATGGCATTGAAAACCTCTTAGAGAACTATCAAAAACTTAATTATAAAATTGGGGGTATTTATATAGATAATGTTCTTGAGGCATTTTCTATTGGAAGTATTCTCAACGAAGATACGGCCCAAATACATGTCGAAAAAGCTAACCCTCATATAAGAGGTTTGTATCAGGTACTAAATAAAGTCTTTTTAAACGAAAACTTTCCTAATGTAAAATATGTTAATCGAGAAGACGATGTTGGGGTAGAAGGGTTGAGAAAAGCCAAACTCTCTTATCACCCAATACATTTAGTATCTAAGTATATTATAAGCGAAATTACAGGTGATTAA
- a CDS encoding GNAT family N-acetyltransferase, with product MNLRLANNSDLLEIKELWQYCFDDSEQFVNYYFKNRYIPENTLVIEENSRIITSLQMNQYQLHVANKTINTSYIVGISTLPDKRGIGLMKRILPAALQAIKSKGQSFALMMAIDSRLYLKYQFAYICEQLCFNYQTANCKKQHINVSYKKASHEDSRILMEIYNRKYRNTFIKLLRDEEFFKELIKELASENINLFLIKDNDLTEYTGYFTYLIEENTFYIRELCYLNLNTLHGILNFVYQHSMQADTAEIITCSNDFLKQITPINKHTEINIFPFIMGRIINVAKFLNFNLPNAKKCEITIKVIDNYLAENNNCYLLKLKNNQLTTLQTTNKPQLEMGIETLTQVSCGYLSAIISREMGLITVFDEVAFMNFTGLFNKSNNYLNEYV from the coding sequence ATGAATTTAAGACTAGCTAACAATAGTGACCTTTTAGAAATAAAAGAGTTATGGCAGTATTGTTTTGATGATAGTGAACAGTTCGTTAACTACTACTTTAAAAATAGGTATATTCCTGAAAACACTTTAGTAATTGAAGAGAACAGTAGAATTATTACCTCATTACAGATGAATCAATACCAATTACATGTTGCAAATAAAACTATAAATACAAGCTATATTGTAGGTATTTCGACCCTTCCAGATAAACGGGGCATAGGATTAATGAAAAGAATATTACCTGCTGCTCTGCAAGCTATTAAGAGTAAAGGTCAGAGCTTTGCTTTAATGATGGCAATTGACTCTCGTTTGTATTTGAAATATCAGTTTGCTTATATCTGTGAACAACTTTGCTTTAACTACCAAACTGCTAACTGTAAAAAACAACATATTAATGTTAGTTATAAAAAAGCTAGCCATGAAGACAGCAGAATTTTAATGGAAATCTATAATAGGAAATATAGAAATACTTTTATAAAGCTACTGAGAGATGAAGAATTTTTTAAGGAGCTCATTAAGGAGTTAGCTAGTGAAAATATTAATCTTTTTTTAATAAAAGATAATGACCTAACCGAATATACAGGTTATTTTACTTATTTAATTGAAGAAAATACATTTTATATAAGAGAGTTATGTTACTTAAATTTAAATACTTTGCATGGCATTTTAAATTTTGTTTATCAACATAGTATGCAGGCTGACACAGCAGAAATTATTACATGTAGTAATGATTTTTTAAAGCAGATAACACCTATTAACAAACATACCGAGATTAATATTTTTCCATTTATTATGGGCAGAATTATTAATGTAGCAAAATTTTTAAATTTTAATTTACCTAATGCAAAAAAATGTGAAATAACAATAAAGGTAATTGATAATTACCTTGCAGAAAACAATAACTGTTATTTACTAAAACTTAAGAATAATCAGCTTACTACATTACAAACAACTAATAAACCTCAACTAGAAATGGGTATTGAAACTCTAACTCAAGTTAGCTGTGGATATTTATCAGCAATTATTTCTCGGGAAATGGGTTTAATTACAGTTTTTGATGAGGTTGCTTTTATGAATTTTACTGGATTATTTAATAAAAGTAATAATTATTTAAATGAATATGTATAA
- a CDS encoding metallopeptidase TldD-related protein — protein MVSEYFIRKIIKRCNTENITDVEVYYHSSQSASINVLDGEVQKYELANNEGINIRGNYQDRYSETYIEQFHDKAITEAIKNIKSTAVFNNKKAKKSYLQQQNINDRNIKISDTNIDLVIQKLKETQDKAYTLNAKISSVPVCSYYENKVSIVIFNEKGIELKNEYKYTVGSITVVASELDNKKSGCAKSIKEDFTDIDYDALLEDAIYEATSMLSASPIKTGKYKVILKNSVVADIFSCFLDVFKIDSIEKGSSNLKGQENKKIAVTELNLFEDPDSGIFKRTFDDEGTETFKKYLIHNGELKNILTNASHKPKRLTGNAFRNSYKSNIAISALNCYIEKGSKTTEEIILSIDNGVMITNIDGLHAGINTVTGDFSLISNGYYIKNGKLVQAINQVTTSGNFYDLLYNILDISCDVKSSIINGSYFESPSLLIQNLMIGGL, from the coding sequence ATGGTAAGTGAGTATTTTATTAGAAAAATAATAAAACGATGTAATACAGAGAATATCACTGATGTGGAGGTCTATTATCACAGTTCGCAGTCTGCTTCTATAAATGTTTTAGATGGTGAAGTCCAAAAATATGAGTTAGCTAATAATGAAGGCATAAATATTAGAGGTAATTATCAGGATAGATATAGTGAGACCTATATCGAGCAATTTCATGACAAAGCTATTACAGAGGCTATAAAAAACATTAAAAGTACTGCAGTGTTTAATAATAAAAAGGCTAAAAAAAGCTATTTGCAACAGCAAAATATTAATGATAGAAATATTAAGATTAGTGATACAAATATTGATTTAGTTATTCAAAAATTAAAAGAAACTCAAGACAAAGCCTACACTCTAAATGCAAAGATAAGCTCTGTACCTGTATGCTCATACTATGAGAACAAAGTTTCAATTGTAATCTTTAATGAAAAAGGTATAGAGTTAAAGAATGAATACAAGTATACAGTTGGATCTATAACTGTGGTAGCTAGTGAGTTAGATAATAAAAAGAGTGGATGTGCTAAGTCAATAAAAGAAGATTTTACTGATATTGATTATGATGCATTATTAGAAGATGCTATATATGAGGCAACAAGTATGTTAAGTGCTTCACCAATAAAAACAGGTAAATATAAAGTAATATTAAAGAATAGTGTTGTGGCTGATATCTTTTCATGTTTTTTAGATGTCTTTAAAATTGATTCAATAGAAAAGGGCAGTAGTAATTTAAAAGGTCAAGAAAATAAAAAAATAGCTGTGACAGAATTGAATTTATTTGAAGATCCAGATAGTGGGATATTTAAAAGAACATTTGATGATGAGGGAACAGAAACATTTAAGAAATATTTAATACACAATGGTGAGTTAAAAAATATTTTAACCAATGCATCACATAAACCTAAAAGACTAACAGGAAATGCTTTTAGAAACTCATATAAAAGTAATATAGCTATCTCAGCACTTAATTGCTATATTGAAAAAGGCAGTAAAACTACTGAAGAGATTATTTTAAGTATTGATAATGGAGTAATGATTACTAACATTGATGGACTGCATGCAGGCATAAATACTGTTACAGGAGATTTTTCGTTGATTTCAAATGGTTACTATATAAAGAATGGAAAATTAGTTCAGGCTATTAATCAAGTAACAACTAGCGGAAATTTCTATGATTTGCTATATAATATTTTAGATATCTCCTGTGATGTTAAATCCTCAATTATTAACGGAAGTTATTTTGAATCTCCTTCATTGCTTATTCAAAACTTAATGATTGGTGGTCTATAA
- a CDS encoding TldD/PmbA family protein: MINQNIINKILQTALSYGGDFAEVFVEDKFNTVITVNNNIVENGLVAKDYGIGIRVFFNDKFVYTYTSDDSENNLIEITKNICKVFNKTSINPMSPLSNLKACKIDAEKYFSKISYKQKLNVINQAISAGLSSNNAVKRMIVRYLDQEQHVLIANTEGVYKEDNRLKTRLFINAYAEKNNIINKSYMGPGASMGFEFYDTLDIEWFAREAARSALTIAGANYCKAGQMSVVVDNGFCGLMFHEACGHSLEASSVARGNSEFSGRLSQKVASDVVTLIDDGSIDKAWGSLNIDDEGMKTKKNVLIKNGILQGYMIDKLNSRIMNMQPTGSARRESYKFAPTSRMTNTYIEAGKHSKDQIISNTDKGLFVKSIDAGSVNPVTGEFNFSVLESYLIENGKITTPVKGATLIGKGGEILKLVDMVGDNLCIGQGYCFASSGALFIGAGQPTVRISNMTVGGMR; the protein is encoded by the coding sequence ATGATAAATCAAAACATAATAAATAAGATTTTACAAACTGCACTATCTTATGGAGGAGATTTTGCAGAAGTCTTTGTAGAAGATAAATTTAACACAGTTATAACAGTTAACAATAATATTGTTGAGAATGGTCTAGTAGCCAAAGATTATGGAATTGGAATTAGAGTTTTTTTTAACGATAAGTTTGTATATACCTATACAAGTGACGATTCGGAAAATAACCTTATAGAAATAACCAAAAATATTTGTAAAGTATTTAATAAAACTAGCATAAACCCAATGTCGCCACTATCAAATCTTAAAGCTTGTAAAATAGATGCAGAGAAATACTTTAGCAAAATTTCATATAAACAAAAGCTAAATGTTATAAATCAAGCTATATCTGCTGGATTGTCATCAAATAATGCAGTAAAGAGAATGATTGTAAGATATCTGGATCAAGAGCAGCATGTATTGATTGCTAATACAGAGGGTGTTTATAAAGAAGATAACAGACTAAAAACAAGGCTTTTTATTAATGCTTATGCTGAAAAAAATAACATAATTAATAAAAGCTATATGGGGCCAGGAGCCTCAATGGGTTTTGAGTTTTATGATACATTAGATATTGAGTGGTTTGCAAGAGAAGCAGCACGTTCAGCTTTAACCATAGCTGGTGCTAATTATTGCAAAGCTGGACAGATGAGTGTGGTAGTAGATAATGGTTTTTGTGGTCTGATGTTTCATGAGGCCTGTGGCCATAGTTTAGAAGCAAGTAGTGTAGCAAGAGGTAATTCTGAATTTTCAGGCAGACTATCCCAAAAGGTAGCCTCAGATGTTGTAACACTTATTGATGATGGCAGTATAGATAAAGCTTGGGGTTCATTAAATATTGATGACGAGGGAATGAAAACGAAAAAAAATGTATTAATAAAAAATGGTATTTTACAAGGATACATGATTGATAAACTCAATAGTAGAATAATGAACATGCAGCCTACTGGTTCTGCAAGAAGAGAATCATACAAATTTGCCCCTACTTCACGAATGACAAATACTTATATAGAGGCAGGTAAACACTCAAAAGATCAGATTATTTCTAATACTGATAAAGGATTATTTGTTAAATCAATAGATGCTGGTTCAGTTAACCCAGTTACTGGGGAGTTTAATTTTTCTGTATTAGAGTCATATTTAATTGAAAATGGAAAAATTACAACTCCTGTAAAGGGAGCTACATTAATTGGTAAGGGTGGGGAAATACTGAAGCTTGTTGATATGGTAGGAGATAATTTATGTATTGGTCAAGGATATTGTTTTGCGTCCAGTGGAGCATTATTTATTGGTGCAGGTCAACCTACAGTTAGAATCTCAAATATGACAGTAGGGGGAATGAGATAA
- a CDS encoding serine hydrolase domain-containing protein, which produces MRVLNKTILLTLIVICVLGLCVGCSDESELGKLKDKEILKAINSTCDKYFNEKEFVGMSVAIIKDGNVAYLNYGKTSVDVEKVTKNTIYEIASLSKPFAGSLLAFESLQGKVSLDDSVNKYADYLKSYEYKDSVMTLKHLATHSSGLPRMPRNWSSGPNPYKNYTKEKLITFLSKNTLHRKPGTLYEYSNLGFGLLGCILEDVEGCTYEDLLKKNIFDPLNMKSTAIYLSEQLQARKALPYLTGSTKGYEWDFDALKACAGIKSSTRDLARFIAANLGQIECDEELQKAFDLAKEVHFSGKQTIGLGWRLAKVKNKTIHEHDGLASGYTSYYALDIENGFGVVVLCNSADGVIDLGTSLMEMLMSEYGK; this is translated from the coding sequence ATGAGAGTTTTAAACAAAACCATATTATTAACTTTAATAGTTATATGTGTATTAGGATTATGTGTTGGATGTAGTGACGAAAGTGAATTAGGTAAACTAAAAGATAAAGAGATTCTTAAAGCTATTAATAGTACTTGTGATAAATACTTTAATGAAAAAGAGTTTGTAGGAATGTCAGTCGCAATAATTAAGGATGGTAATGTTGCTTACTTGAATTATGGCAAGACTAGCGTAGATGTAGAAAAGGTAACAAAAAATACTATCTATGAAATAGCCTCCTTATCTAAACCTTTTGCAGGTTCATTATTAGCTTTTGAGTCTTTACAAGGAAAAGTTTCATTAGATGATTCAGTAAACAAGTATGCAGATTATCTAAAATCATATGAGTATAAGGACTCAGTTATGACGCTAAAACATTTAGCAACCCATTCATCTGGGTTACCTAGAATGCCTAGAAATTGGAGTTCAGGGCCAAATCCATATAAGAACTATACTAAAGAAAAATTAATAACATTTCTATCAAAAAATACATTGCATCGCAAACCTGGAACTTTATACGAGTATTCTAACCTTGGTTTTGGATTATTGGGGTGCATTTTGGAGGATGTTGAAGGTTGCACATATGAAGATTTGCTGAAAAAGAATATTTTTGATCCACTAAATATGAAAAGTACAGCAATCTATTTAAGCGAGCAATTACAAGCTCGAAAAGCTTTGCCATATTTAACTGGTAGTACAAAGGGATACGAGTGGGATTTTGATGCGCTGAAAGCATGCGCAGGTATAAAAAGTAGTACACGTGACTTAGCGCGCTTTATTGCAGCAAATCTTGGACAAATTGAGTGTGATGAAGAATTACAGAAGGCTTTTGATTTAGCAAAAGAAGTTCATTTTAGTGGTAAACAAACCATTGGTCTTGGATGGCGTTTAGCTAAAGTAAAAAACAAAACAATTCATGAACACGATGGTTTGGCTAGTGGTTATACCAGTTACTATGCCCTAGACATAGAGAATGGATTTGGTGTTGTGGTTCTATGTAATAGTGCTGATGGAGTTATTGACTTAGGTACTTCTTTAATGGAAATGCTTATGTCTGAATATGGCAAATAG
- a CDS encoding oligopeptide/dipeptide ABC transporter ATP-binding protein, with protein MSDNILEVQNLCKYFNVGKNTTLKAVDDVSFVIKKGETLGLVGESGCGKTTCGRTVLKLYEQTAGQVTFNGEDISKFNKNETLSFKKNAQMIFQDPYSSLNPRMTIFEIIAEGLNVHFKLSKKEKSKKVDEILYSVGLTKSFGNRFAHELSGGQCQRIGIARALIVEPKLIVCDEPISALDVSIQAQIVNLLIKLQKERDLTYLFISHDLSMVRHISHRIGVMYLGSLVELCDSEKLFEHTLHPYTQILLSAIPDAEPDPAKQRKRLIIEGEVPSPINPPKACKFSTRCSFATDICRKERPALKEVEKNHFVACHHYKQFL; from the coding sequence ATGAGTGATAATATTTTAGAGGTTCAAAACCTTTGTAAGTATTTTAATGTAGGTAAAAATACTACCTTAAAAGCCGTTGATGATGTTAGTTTTGTAATAAAAAAAGGAGAGACTCTAGGGTTAGTTGGTGAGTCTGGATGTGGTAAAACAACATGTGGTAGAACTGTATTAAAACTATACGAGCAAACTGCTGGTCAGGTAACCTTTAATGGAGAAGATATAAGTAAATTTAATAAAAACGAAACGCTATCTTTTAAAAAAAATGCACAGATGATTTTTCAAGACCCTTATTCATCTCTTAATCCTAGAATGACAATTTTTGAGATTATTGCAGAGGGGCTTAATGTACATTTTAAATTATCAAAAAAAGAAAAAAGTAAAAAAGTAGATGAGATACTATACTCTGTAGGACTCACTAAAAGCTTTGGCAATCGCTTTGCCCATGAACTTTCTGGGGGGCAATGTCAACGCATAGGAATAGCTCGTGCATTAATAGTAGAACCAAAATTAATTGTTTGTGATGAGCCAATTTCAGCTTTAGATGTGTCTATACAAGCACAGATTGTTAACCTACTGATTAAGTTGCAAAAAGAACGAGATTTAACCTATTTATTTATTTCTCATGATCTATCAATGGTTAGACATATATCACACAGGATTGGAGTAATGTATCTAGGCAGTTTGGTTGAACTTTGTGATAGCGAAAAATTATTTGAACACACTTTACATCCTTATACTCAAATACTTTTGTCAGCTATACCTGATGCAGAGCCTGATCCTGCAAAACAAAGAAAACGTTTAATAATTGAAGGAGAAGTGCCAAGTCCTATAAATCCACCTAAAGCATGTAAGTTTTCAACTAGGTGTAGTTTTGCAACTGATATATGTAGAAAAGAACGTCCGGCTCTTAAAGAGGTTGAAAAAAATCATTTTGTTGCATGTCATCATTATAAACAGTTTTTATAA
- a CDS encoding ABC transporter ATP-binding protein, with translation MNKILEVKDLRISFNTYAGEIRAVRGVGFDLKKRETLAFVGESGCGKTVTAKSIMRLLKESVAEIKDGSKILYNGENVLEMNKKRLQEYRGNEVSMIFQDPMSSLNPTMTCGKQVMESLILHRNLNKDEARKEALKMFHLVRIPDAEKRLDSYPHQLSGGMRQRVMIAIALACNPSVLIADEPTTALDVTIQAQIMDLLSELKEELNMSIILVSHDLGVVANFADKIQVMYAGQVVERGNAKEIFYNPKHPYTWALLSSIPKLAKSRQELYALKGTPPDLILPLNHCPFADRCQYCMKICREQMPIETVLTDNHRLSCWLMHPSAPNVEPLYKKENI, from the coding sequence ATGAATAAAATCTTAGAAGTTAAAGACCTTAGAATTTCTTTTAACACTTATGCAGGTGAAATAAGAGCAGTAAGAGGAGTTGGCTTTGATTTAAAAAAACGTGAGACACTTGCTTTTGTGGGTGAATCGGGATGCGGAAAAACAGTGACAGCAAAGTCAATTATGAGGTTACTAAAAGAATCTGTAGCTGAAATAAAAGATGGTTCCAAAATACTCTATAATGGTGAAAATGTGTTGGAGATGAATAAAAAAAGACTGCAAGAGTATAGAGGTAATGAAGTTAGTATGATTTTTCAAGACCCAATGAGTTCGCTTAATCCTACAATGACTTGTGGAAAGCAAGTTATGGAGAGTTTAATACTTCACAGGAATTTAAATAAGGATGAGGCCAGAAAAGAAGCTCTCAAGATGTTTCATTTAGTACGTATTCCCGATGCTGAAAAAAGACTGGATTCTTATCCTCATCAGCTATCAGGAGGTATGCGCCAAAGAGTTATGATAGCTATAGCGTTAGCCTGTAATCCAAGTGTTTTAATAGCTGATGAACCAACTACTGCACTTGATGTTACAATTCAAGCTCAAATTATGGATTTATTAAGTGAGTTAAAAGAAGAGCTTAATATGTCAATTATTCTAGTATCTCATGACTTAGGAGTAGTAGCTAATTTTGCTGACAAAATTCAAGTTATGTATGCAGGACAAGTTGTTGAGCGAGGCAATGCCAAAGAAATATTTTACAATCCAAAACATCCATATACTTGGGCATTATTAAGTTCAATTCCTAAATTGGCTAAAAGTAGACAAGAGCTATATGCTTTAAAAGGAACACCGCCTGATTTAATATTACCTTTAAATCATTGTCCTTTTGCAGATAGATGTCAATACTGTATGAAAATTTGTCGTGAGCAAATGCCAATAGAAACCGTATTAACAGATAACCATAGATTATCATGTTGGTTAATGCATCCCTCTGCTCCTAATGTAGAACCTTTATATAAAAAGGAGAATATTTAA